From the Eleutherodactylus coqui strain aEleCoq1 chromosome 9, aEleCoq1.hap1, whole genome shotgun sequence genome, the window CCATCACATACACATTGCAAAATCAAGGATTTAgcagttaatgaaaaaaaaaccacccTCCCATGATACCTCGACCTTATACCTGAATGAGATTAGCAATCTAAGGAAACCATGTTGCAAAAAGTGAACAGATAAAATGTaaaacaattaaaacatacaAAACAGGATCTTTAAACTTATTAAAACCATGTAAAGATGGATTACAATTTCCTTTGCCATAGAGAACTGAAGGTGTGACGAGAGTCTGGATGCTGACATAGAACCACACTTTTGTCCCATCGCCAAAGTTTTTCTTTCCCTCATTTGAACTGAGACAGGTGACGCCCATTTGCTGCTGTACACAAACTGACATGGCAGCTAACAACTTTCTGGCTgggaagaagggggaaaaaaaaaaaaatatagaaaataaagGAAAGCACTTCATGCTTTAATTTACAAGATGAATTTTCCTAAAAAGAAACCgatgaaaattgcagcaataacGACAAGAAGTGATGGGATGGGGTTGCCTTGATCTTTCAGCATTCCTCTGcccttcctcctctcctcctgggggggaagacaaaacaaaacaaaaccatcaaTTTCTCCAATTGAAAGACTTTAGACCATCGGAGGTGCCATGACAGCCCACTTTATAAGTCAATGGCTTCCGATATATATTGGAAAGCGGCAATGCCTAAGTAATTGTCTGACAATTCTATTTTAATTTTCCAGATTAACATATTAAAAGGGTTCTTATGGGCAAAAACCAttggtgatctatcctcaggaaaggtcaccAATAGCAGACTGGCAGTGGTCTACCAACTGGGACCACCACTGAGCTCTTAAAATGACATTCACAGTGTATTGGCCCAGTTTGGTAGTAcagctctattcacttcaatggaaaataCTGCACTACCAAAATTGGGCCGCTGCGTTACAGTTGGCATTTTGAGACTTCTGGCTGTCTGTAGCTCTGTATTACTGGTGGTCCTGAGGCAACAAACCCCTACTAATCTGCCGAACAtaagtaacactagctcacttactatgggaatagctacataaggaattaaaaatataaaaaatgaataaaaattaaaaaatggccttagttttttttttgttttgtttttttacacaatgtCAAATAATTCTTAAATAAATTAAGAAAAATCAAAACTGTATCTTACTTTCAGCAGCTGATTTTCATCTGACAGCTTTATCATCTCAGACTGAAGTCTCTTACACTCCTCCATGAGCTTCCGTGTTTCAGTGTCATCCATTGAAGCACTACCTTTTGTAGGCAGGCAAGTAAACAATTTTGTAGATTCATGTGACTAGAAGACACAAGAGGAAGACTTACAGATCTCTATACAATGTGACACATGGCAGGGCCAAGAACACCACAAATACCAATGTCAATGCAAATATCTGAAGCGTTTAAAAGGAGATCCTCCCAACTCAACCAAACGTGGCCGATATGGGTGCATAACATTCATATGCCACAGCAACCAATGGGTGGGCTTATGCAAAGAGAAGAATTGGCTGTTCTTCTCTGATCCTCTGGAAACACAACACGCTATGCAATTTTCGTAACTCCAAGTTGTGGAAATAACAGAAGATGGCTGGCATAGAGACCTATAGAAAGTGCTATAAAGCCTTTATGAGGCAGTCTTCTGCTGCCAGAAGgagctaaaaagcagccaaggtGGGGCGTTCTAacaatcagtggggtctcagcagcgggaccctcactgatcagtatTTTTGACATGTCTATCTATTAGTTTAAAGGGCAGCTACTCTAACTGATGTGTATAATTTGTGAGCACAGAAGTAGAATTAAGTGTTCTGTGCAAGAAGCTGATAAGATAAGGTGGTTGATGAAAACCAGGCCTCTGGGGATAGACAAAATAATCCCCATAAATTGATTACATGCTATGCTGCTCCTCACCCTAattatctcttatctctctaaaTAAACTGTTTActttaaggccgtctgcacacggccgAGTTGGACCCTGCATGCAGGATCCCGAAGTGGAGTTTGACCCGATGCCCGGCCGGCGGCCCCAGCGTACCTGCCCGGCGTCTTCCTTCCtttgctgtggatgtgccggccggcacatgTGTACAGCACACATGGCGCCATGCTGTTAATAGGCAATGACGCAGATTCCGCAACGAGGATTGTGAATTGGCtgtgggacggacagcttccatagacttcgaTAGAAGCAGTCTGTTCCTTCGTAGCCCTCACAAAggagcagcatgctgcgatttctcccccacGAGTCGAAAACTACGATAGATTTCCGTTTGTGGGCAGGCAGGAATCGCGtatgtcatagcatgctatgggctagaTTTGCTGTAAAATCCGGGAGGTGGATGCTCGCTCCAGATTTGGCCATGCACAACCATCCATGTGCAGGTGGCCCAACTCTCCAACATGAGCCAGATCACTATCCCCTTTCCCACACCACCGTGAAGCCTGCTCGAGGAGGCATAGGTTTAGCTAGATAAATTATTTGGGGCATTCCTGTGGTGAGGGATGCGGCGACTTTTTGTACTTTGTGGACACAAAGGAACATAACAGGAAACGTCACTGCTTCAAGATGTAAACAGCGGCGGGGGATCATGCGACTAGAACCTGGTGCCGCTTTCGTGGGCATCTCTGCTAAAGCATCTCTATTTGTAGACAGACACACACTGCACCACGTTAGACTAATGtgtgttatcaaaacaactctgccctcatgtgtatgcattCTGTAACTGCAGcgatgcctcacactcactcatcatcgcCATAGCATCTACAAGGTCGACAacggaaaagtagcccagcaAAGCTGTCTAAAGGAAGGACTTTGTTTCccacagtaaccaatcacagcacagctttcatttcttctactgctgaggtagaattaaagcttcgctgtgattggttgttatgggcaaaaaTTTATTTTAAACAGCTTTGATAAGAGTGTGGTGTCAAACTAATTTCCGCGACCCACCTTGTACAACAAACTTCATTGGAATATTGTTTACTGGGAAATATTAATGGGATGCACGAGTAAAAGAAAAGCTGCAGAGGCTTTTGAAAAATTCCTGCCAGTGTCTACAGGAGTACGCCAGTGGGGCAACacgcaaagggacctccaggttggTTTGTCCTGAGTATTTTGTGTATTTGAAATAGTGGGTGCCTTTGTACTAGAGCTATTATTCCTATATCCACTGCATAATTTTTCTCAACATGGAAATATAGCCGCCCTGGGACGGGCTTTCTACTAGTATATTAATAGGTGTATTATTTATTCCTACTAAAACCATTGCCATATAAATTTCTTCTTTTTAGATGTCAGACACCCCCTTTGTATCTCAGTGGGTGTGCAGGGGGGGCGATGATGTGAACACGCCTGTGCCATAGCTGGAGTAGTCATGTGAAGATTACAAGACAGGTTGAAGAGACTTTAAACCAACAAGTCAGCATAGACCATGTATAACAACCATTTGTGGCTGCAGGCGTTTTTAAAGACAAGAGGGTGTAGATCTTATCCTCTACCTGGCAGATTGTCATAATAGCTGTGACAGCAAAAGGTTCAGATTTATATAGGGCGAGTAAGATTTACGCCCAACATATTGGCATCTCCAAATACGATTTGCTTTCATTTGTCCAATCAATAACTGCACTGCTTCAAAGAAGAATTTCATAGTTTTCTTATATAAAAGAACATTAGCTACCAGACGATGCTGCTGGAGGGCTTCAACATCATCATATCCAGAGGGCATCATGCCCATAGGGTCACATGACAATATTTAAATACTGACTTACCGGCTTCTCATGTTCATGTGGCATATCAAACACACATTTTAATTTAGAATCCATTAGATCATCAGGTTTAGCTTCTTTCCACTGCAAAAACAATACACAGATTAGAAAGACAATTCCATGCCCCTGTGCATGCTTTTATAGTGCGTTGTACAATAAAGATCGACTACACCATATTTGGTTTTCTAGATAACATAAGATTGCCAAAATACAGCTATTTAGCTTGTGCCTTGAACTGGCCAGACAGCGTAGACCACTCCTCAAACCCGTACTGCTAGGATCGGCCATCCCTGGCTGATCGAGAGAGATCCGCCTGCCGAGACCATGGCAAGCTGTAGAATCAGAACTAAGCAGTGATAAGTGAATAACATCTCCCACGGGGGGTTCTGAGCACAAACTCATGACCCAGCGCTGTGCAGGGACTGCAGTACAATCTCATTCACTTGTTGGCAGCAACATTTTGCAAGAGGCAGAAGTCAGAGCCCCTCTGTTCTCGATAACACTGGGGCCCCTAGTGGCTGGAGCCACACTGATCAGAGGGATTGCAACAATGTAATCAGTTGCCAATTAAACAACATCTATTCCATACAAGAATCTGCACACACTAGCATTATGGCTTCTGCTATTACTAGAGCCACAATGGATCTGTTTGTAACTAGTCACAATGACTTACAAGTAGCCAAGTTACTTATGGGAAAGAATAGCTAAGACCATCATATTATTTTGAGTATCAGGACCTTAAAAGGCATGATGAACACAGTGTAAAAGGGCAGCCAAACATGCATATGGCCAGCGTTACATCTTAGGCTTGGTCTTTGAGGTTCATACACATGATAAGAAGACCATATACAGCACCAGTCAAACGTTTGGACACTCATTTtcattacatgtttttttttttccatattgaaGATGTGAAAAACATGAAAGAACATGCAAGTAGTAA encodes:
- the VAPA gene encoding vesicle-associated membrane protein-associated protein A, whose protein sequence is MCAAGGANMSKHEQILVLDPPHELKFKGPFTDVVTTNLKLRNPSDKKVCFKVKTTAPRRYCVRPNSGTIDPGATVTVSVMLQPFDYDPNEKSKHKFMVQTIFAPSNITDMETVWKEAKPDDLMDSKLKCVFDMPHEHEKPSHESTKLFTCLPTKGSASMDDTETRKLMEECKRLQSEMIKLSDENQLLKEERRKGRGMLKDQGNPIPSLLVVIAAIFIGFFLGKFIL